The stretch of DNA ATCTGGTACATGGCCGATCTCAAGGCTCCCGGTCTGCATGTCGCCGGGGTTACGCTGCCAGGAATGCCGCTGGTCATCGCGGGCCATAACGACCACGTGGCATGGGGTTTTACCGCGCTCTATGGAGACGTGCAGGATCTGTACGTGGAAAAGCTCGACGGCAAGGGCAACTACGCCGGTCCTCAGGGCAACTGGCTGCCTCTGGCGCACTCGGAGGAAACGATCCACGTGCGCTTTAACAAAGACGTCAAGGTGGATGTGCAGCTCACGGCGCACGGCCCCTTGCTGAACCCGATCTTCAAGAACGAAACCCGGCCCATCGCGCTGCATTGGACACTCTATGACCCGGCGATCGGAACCATCCCGCTCTACGAGATGAACACCGCACAGGACTGGCCGCATTTCTCGAATGCCCTTGCCGCCTGGTGCTGGCCGACGCAGAATGTCGTCTACGCGGACGACGCAGGGCACATCGCCTATCATGCAGTCGGCAAGGTTCCACTGCGCCCCGCTGGCCTGATGGGCATTCCCATACAGGATTGGCAGCATGAGTGGCAGGGGTATATTCCCTTTGACCAGCTTCCCTATTCCGTAGATCCACCCTCGGGACTGCTGGCCACGGCCAATGCCCGCGTCACTCCCAATGACACCAAATTTCCCCTCACGCTGGAGTGGCCCGACCCCTACCGCGCCGAGCGTGTCTATATGGACCTTCGCGGCCGCGACAAGCTCACACGCGAAGATATGCTTCCCGTCCAGACCGACATTTACAGCGAGGTCGATCAAGAGCTGGCGCACCGTTTCGCCTACGCCATTGACCAGACCTTGCAGAAATCTCAAAGCAACGGAGCCGATGCCCGCCTCAAGCAAGCTGCCGACATACTGCGAAGCTGGGATGGCCGAATGTCCGCCGATTCGCCGGCGGCATCGATCATTTATCGCGCGCGCCAAGCCTTCTGGCATCTTATTCTCGACCCCAAGCTGGGCAGCGACTTCGACTCCTACGACTGGGCGGAGAAGGACTTTGCCGAGGAAGAGATCATCATGCACGGCTCCGGTGCAGCGACGCCCAGTCCATGGCTTCCCGCCAATTACAAGGATTGGGACGCACTGCTCACCGAGGCCGTTCGCAAAGGATTGCAAGACGGCAAAGCGCCGGAGAACGTGTCGCACTGGAACTACGGCTCCTGGCATGTCATCGACCTCGAACACCCGGTCTATCAGTTGCTGCCAATCGTCAAAGGCTGGTCCGGAACGGGCGAGCAGCCTCTGAGCGGAGGTCACACAACCATCAAGCAGGTCGGCCGCGCCTTTGGCCCGAGTCAGCGCTTCACCATGGACTGGAGCGCTCCGGACGCCTCAACCGAAAACATCGTCCTCGGCGAGAGCGGCGACCCATCGAGTCAGTGGTTCGAGGACCAGTGGCCTGCATGGTACGGAGGCACGACCTTCCCGCTGCCTTTTTCTCCGTCAGCTGTAGCCGCACAGACCACCCACACGCTTGAACTGGTGCCGTAAGTGGGCGCAATTCGCAAGCTTCAACCCGCCGCGTTGTCCGTCGATTCTCTGGCAAGCCGGTTTCACTTTCGCAACGGCATCCTGCTCATCCCGCTCGCAGCCCTGCTCGCATCGAGTCCGAGGATGATTCGCGGTGTCTCCTGCGGCCACGATTTCGGATTTCATCTGATTTCATGGTTCGAGACACAGCGAAGCTGGAGCCAGGGAGTTCTCTATCCCCATTGGGCGCAAACACCCAACTGGGGTGCCGGCGAGGCCCGTTTCCTCTTCTACCCGCCGATCACGTGGATCGTCGGCGCGCTTCTCGGCTATCTCATTCCGTGGACGTGGGTTGCGGCCGCGTTCACATTCCTGTGCCTGACCGCCGTTGGACTCTCAACCCGCGCTCTCGCTCGCAGTTTTCTTCCGGCCCCTGCGGCCACGCTCGCCGGAGTAATTGCGACCAGCACTCCCTACACACTCTTCACCGCCTACGAACGCACCGCCTTTGGCGAACTCGCCGCCGCGTTCTGGATTCCCTTGCTGCTGCTCTTCGCCTGGCATCAATCCGAACCTGGCGAGCCTCGAGTCTCGCAATTTGGTCGAGCTATAGACGGCTCGACGGCACCGCTGGCCCTCCTTCTCGCAGGCACGTGGCTCACCAACGCCCCCGCCGGAGTCATGGCCAGCTACCTGCTCGCCTTCGCGGCACTCGCGGCGGCTGTTATCCAGCGGCAGTTGTGGCCGATCCTGCGCGCTTCGATTGCGGTAGTAATTGCCTTGGGGCTCGCAGCTTTCTACCTGGTTCCCGCCGCCGTCGAGCAGCGCTGGATCGCAATTCAGCAGGCTGTGGACGTCGGCATGCGCGTCAGCGATAGCTGGCTCTTCATGCGCCACGCCAGCCCAGACCTAGCGCTACACGATCAGGTTTTGCATCTCGCGTCCACCATCGCCGTGCTCACTACAGCCCTTGCCCTGGCGGCGCTGATCTTCTGCGCGATGCGACGCAAACTGCTGTCCTCTAGCCGACGCCTCTCGCTGCCCCTGGCCCTGCTCATCCCGATTCTTTTCCTGCTTCAGCTGCCCCTCTCCGCGCCGGTGTGGAATCTGCTCCCCCGCTGGCAGTTTCTCCAGTTTCCCTGGCGCTGGCTCTTGGTTCTCGACCTGCCATT from Acidicapsa acidisoli encodes:
- a CDS encoding penicillin acylase family protein, coding for MTRVSRWLRRTLWALGGIIAIVLLLAGSGLFWIHHAMVTSLPQLDGNLKLAGLSAPVTVRRDGHGVPHIEAATQNDLLLAQGYITAQDRLWQMDMLRRNAAGELAEILGPSLVEHDKAMRVFQFRNVAQRVYNSLPDADRHRYEQYAAGVNQFMNQSQGHFPSEFRFLHYRPRRWSPVDSILIGLNMVESLDSHWDVKLSRERIARRLHDPKLEADLYPTGSWRDQPPTGAVADMTQPHPPPPLPDDEDDDKTETKTAAPARFYPDNLYPDHPYEDASNLKQIRQIEGLPSCDGCTPGSNNWVIAGKHTASGKPLLSNDMHLGLSVPNIWYMADLKAPGLHVAGVTLPGMPLVIAGHNDHVAWGFTALYGDVQDLYVEKLDGKGNYAGPQGNWLPLAHSEETIHVRFNKDVKVDVQLTAHGPLLNPIFKNETRPIALHWTLYDPAIGTIPLYEMNTAQDWPHFSNALAAWCWPTQNVVYADDAGHIAYHAVGKVPLRPAGLMGIPIQDWQHEWQGYIPFDQLPYSVDPPSGLLATANARVTPNDTKFPLTLEWPDPYRAERVYMDLRGRDKLTREDMLPVQTDIYSEVDQELAHRFAYAIDQTLQKSQSNGADARLKQAADILRSWDGRMSADSPAASIIYRARQAFWHLILDPKLGSDFDSYDWAEKDFAEEEIIMHGSGAATPSPWLPANYKDWDALLTEAVRKGLQDGKAPENVSHWNYGSWHVIDLEHPVYQLLPIVKGWSGTGEQPLSGGHTTIKQVGRAFGPSQRFTMDWSAPDASTENIVLGESGDPSSQWFEDQWPAWYGGTTFPLPFSPSAVAAQTTHTLELVP